Proteins co-encoded in one Papaver somniferum cultivar HN1 chromosome 5, ASM357369v1, whole genome shotgun sequence genomic window:
- the LOC113280469 gene encoding uncharacterized protein LOC113280469 → MVDLFLATLGRTELVNHENCAIDEDGSNANVEDGFGANVEGGAGASVEDGVDADFRKRILDALQPLYPDCGGEHTKLSTVIELLSLKARYQCSNIFFTELLKFMKTILPEGNTLPSTCAKAKGMLKPFNLPVEIIHDCSNDCILYRKEYVDYEECPKCQASRWKVPPEGSDPNARKVTVKKLRFFQITERLQRWYGNPWIAEQMYYHSNVEESIIHMRHPVDSSSWKSIDRKWPEFAIEKRNVRLGLATDALLIPGPSGPNGNIDVYLHPLIDELIELWLKGKLTYDAHKKTSFTMKEILMWCIHDYPAYAYMSGLRTSGKFGCPACGKDTEALRLKWGNKFAYMGHRRFLRDRSHPYRRETEKFNGFKEDRGAPIRLSGVELFYRTSTTNKEFGKMVKQLQVDSPYSKRSILYNLPYWKFLQLRHNVDVMHVEKNFAENMFGTFMNHKDKSKDGDPARKDLELLNLKPDLWLMKTKGKVERPPAPYCLPKNEIELVCKSFSKLKVPIGYSGNWKKKVDMKELQFKCLKSHDYHMLMQGLMPIF, encoded by the exons ATGGTTGACTTGTTCTTAGCCACACTAGGTCGCACTGAGCTTGTTAACCATGAAAATTGTGCTATTGATGAAGATGGTTCAAATgctaatgttgaagatggttttggTGCTAATGTGGAAGGTGGTGCTGGTGCTAGTGTTGAAGATGGTGTCGACGCCGATTTCAGAAAGAGGATATTGGATGCATTACAACCCCTGTATCCAGATTGTGGTGGTGAACATACAAAACTGTCGACAGTGATTGAGCTGCTTAGTTTGAAAGCAAGGTATCAGTGTTCCAATATTTTTTTTACagaattattaaaatttatgAAAACTATTTTACCGGAAGGGAACACGTTACCATCTACATGTGCTAAAGCTAAGGGTATGCTCAAGCCATTTAACTTGCCGGTCGAGATTATCCATGATTGCTCTAATGATTGCATACTTTATCGAAAGGAGTATGTTGATTATGAAGAGTGTCCTAAATGTCAGGCAAGTAGATGGAAAGTACCTCCTGAAGGAAGTGATCCAAATGCTAGAAAAGTGACAGTGAAGAAACTAAGGTTTTTCCAAATTACTGAAAGGTTACAGCGTTGGTATGGTAATCCATGGATTGCTGAGCAGATGTACTATCACTCTAATGTTGAAGAAAGTATTATACACATGCGACATCCTGTGGATTCTTCTTCTTGGAAGTCAATTGATAGGAAGTGGCCTGAGTTTGCTATTGAGAAACGTAATGTGCGTCTAGGACTAGCCACTGATG CATTACTTATTCCTGGTCCAAGTGGTCCCAATGGCAACATTGATGTTTATTTGCATCCCTTAATTGATGAGTTAATTGAGTTATGGTTAAAAGGAAAGCTAACGTATGATGCGCACAAAAAGACTTCCTTTACAATGAAAGAAATTTTAATGTGGTGTATACATGACTATCCGGCTTATGCTTATATGTCTGGTCTGCGAACATCTGGAAAATTTGGTTGTCCGGCATGTGGTAAAGATACTGAGGCTCTGAGGCTGAAATGGGGTAATAAGTTTGCATACATGGGTCATAGAAGATTTTTAAGAGATCGGTCTCACCCTTACAGACGTGAAACCGAAAAGTTCAATGGATTTAAGGAAGATAGGGGTGCACCAATTCGTTTGAGTGGCGTTGAATTGTTTTATAGGACATCAACAACAAACAAGGAATTCGGGAAGATGGTAAAGCAGTTACAAGTTGATTCTCCGTATTCGAAGAGATCAATTCTATACAATCTTCCATATTGGAAG TTTCTGCAACTTCGTCATAATGTGGATGTGATGCATGTAGAAAAGAACTTTGCAGAGAACATGTTTGGGACTTTCATGAACCACAAGGATAAGTCTAAGGATGGGGATCCAGCGCGCAAGGATTTGGAACTGCTGAACTTAAAACCTGACTTGTGGTTGATGAAAACAAAGGGTAAAGTAGAACGCCCCCCAGCTCCTTATTGCTTGCCTAAGAATGAAATAGAACTAGTCTGTAAAAGTTTTAGCAAACTGAAAGTTCCTATTGGTTATAGTggaaactggaaaaaaaaagtgGATATGAAAGAGTTACAATTTAAGTGTTTGAAGTCCCACGACTACCACATGCTTATGCAAGGTTTGATGCCAATTTTCTAA